The proteins below come from a single Chrysoperla carnea chromosome 1, inChrCarn1.1, whole genome shotgun sequence genomic window:
- the LOC123299149 gene encoding V-type proton ATPase 116 kDa subunit a1-like produces the protein MRKKSVFRSEEMALCQLFLQSDTAYSCVAALGEIGLVQFRDLNSEINAFQRKFVDEIRRCEEMERKLNYLEKEIKKDSIPIYDKDENPKAPLPRQMVDLEATFEKLENELREVNKNAEALERSFLELTEIKHILHKTQIFFDEAEGFKPRQKIAKRDKQTLTSRGDENVTLLGDEAFKTEGQAIKLGFVAGVVLRERLSGFERMLWRVCHGNVLLRQAEIVNPLQDPSSGDKVFKNVFILFFQGDRLKSRVKKICEGFHATLYPCPESPTDRREMAMGVITRIEDLNTVMKQTQNHRHRVLVAVAKNIKNWSIKVRKIKAIYHTLNFFNLDVTQKCLIGECWVPVGDLEEIQSTLKQTTDQSGSNVPGILNQIETQEKPPTYNPTNKFTHGFQVLIDSYGVALYREINPNPYTIITFPFLFGVMFGDIGHGLIMVLFASWMVIYEKKIAKRKSLGEIAKIFFGGRYVILLMGLFSCHAGLIYNDIFSKSINIFGSYWKPNYTASEISTLLRNNKEIQLNPSTAYFWQYPYPFGIDPIWQVSRNKIYVHNSFKMKLSIIFGVAHMLFGLSLSFINFRFFKKKINIIFEFIPQILFFCVLFLYMVVLMFIKWIKYKATDDANEVAVSPRCAPYILITFINMMLFKDDGRVKAVECTESFYKGQYSIQIVFIAISVCCIPILLLGIPIYKTIQLRKLKKLKAKQLNDNDINNVENAVNGHEDGVEDEEKNYDPEHLPIGELFIHQTIHTIEFILGTISHTASYLRLWALSLAHAQLSEVLWTMVISKTIRTMGYAFFFIFGAWALLTISILVVMEGLSAFLHTLRLHWVEFQSKFYIGGGVLFRPLDFKKLIEESSDSDVKRKEPKKVLDK, from the exons ATGAGGAAAAAATCTGTATTTCGTAGTGAAGAAATGGCATTATGCCAGTTATTTTTACAAAGTGATACAGCTTATTCTTGCGTTGCAGCATTAGGCGAAATAGGCCTCGTTCAATTTCGAGAT ttaaactCCGAGATCAATGCATTTCAACGAAAGTTTGTGGATGAAATTCGCCGCTGTGAAGAAATGGAGCGCAAACTAAATTACTtggaaaaagaaataaaaaaggatTCAATCCCAATATATGATAAGGATGAAAACCCTAAAGCACCTCTTCCAAGACAAATGGTTGATCTTGAA GCCacttttgaaaaattggaaaatgaatTACGGGAAGTTAATAAGAATGCAGAAGCTTTAGAACGCAGTTTTCTTGAATTAAcagaaataaaacatattttgcataaaactcaaatattttttgatgag GCTGAAGGATTTAAACCAAGACAGAAAATTGCAAAACGAGACAAGCAAACATTGACCTCACGTGGCGACGAAAATGTAACGTTATTGGGTGACGAAGCCTTTAAGACTGAAGGACAAGCAATTAAATTAGG GTTCGTTGCTGGAGTTGTATTACGAGAGCGTCTATCAGGTTTTGAACGAATGCTATGGCGTGTATGTCATGGTAATGTTTTATTAAGGCAAGCTGAAATTGTTAATCCTCTTCAAGATCCTTCTTCT GGTGACAAAGTTTTCAAGAATGTGTTTATTCTGTTCTTCCAAGGAGATCGGTTAAAGTCTCGCGTTAAAAAAATATGCGAAGGTTTTCACGCCACTTTATATCCATGCCCCGAGTCGCCAACTGATCGCCGAGAAATGGCTATGGGTGTCATAACACGTATAGAAGACCTGAATACAGTAATGAAACAAACTCAAAACCATCGTCATCGTGTACTAGTTGCTGTtgctaaaaatatcaaaaattggtCTATCAAAGTTCGCAAAATAAAGGCAATTTATCATACAttgaatttctttaatttagatgttactcaaaaatgtttaatagGCGAATGTTGGGTTCCAGTGGGAGATTTAGAAGAAATCCAATCGACTTTAAAACAAACCACT GATCAAAGTGGAAGTAATGTACCGGGGATATTGAATCAAATTGAGACACAGGAAAAACCGCCGACATACAATCCGACAAATAAATTTACACACGGTTTCCAAGTTTTAATTGATTCATACGGTGTAGCTTTATATCGAGAAATAAATCCAAATCCTTATACAATTATAACTTTTCCATTTCTATTTGGTGTTATGTTTGGTGATATTGGTCATGGTTTAATTATGGTCTTGTTTGCTAGTTGGATggttatatatgaaaaaaaaattgctaaaaggAAATCACTTGGCGAG atagctaaaatattttttggtggaCGTTACGTGATATTACTAATGGGATTATTCAGTTGCCATGCTGGCCTTATTTACAACGATATATTTTCCAAATCGATAAACATATTTGGATCCTATTGGAAACCTAATTATACTGCATCGGAAATATCGACTTTACTTCGTAACAACAAAGAAATACAATTAAATCCAAGCACGGCTTATTTTTGGCAATATCCTTATCCATTTGGAATAGATCCAATTTGGCAAGTgtcaagaaataaaatttatgttcacaattcattcaaaatgaaactttcaattatttttggagttgctCATATGTTATTTGGCTTATcgttaagttttataaatttcag attttttaagaagaaaatcaacattatttttgaatttattcccCAAATTCTATTTTTCTGTGTTTTGTTTCTCTATATGGTtgtattaatgtttattaaatggATTAAATATAAAGCAACCGACGATG cgaacgAAGTTGCAGTTAGCCCTCGATGTGCTccgtatattttaataacattcatTAATATGATGTTGTTCAAAGATGATGGCAGAGTAAAAGCAGTGGAATGCACCGAATCCTTTTATAAAGGCCAATACTCAATACAAATTGTATTTATCGCTATATCTGTTTGCTGTATTCCGATTTTGTTATTGGGCATACCgatttataaaactatacaactaagaaaattaaaaaaactaaaagctaAACAACTAAATgataatgatattaataat gtagAAAATGCAGTTAATGGACATGAAGATGGCGTTGAGgacgaagaaaaaaattacgatcCTGAACATCTTCCTATAGGagaattatttattcatcaaaCTATCCATACAATTGAGTTCATTCTTGGAACAATATCTCATACAGCTTCGTATCTTCGTCTATGGGCCTTGTCATTAGCTCATGCTC AATTATCTGAAGTGCTATGGACTATGGTAATATCAAAAACAATACGCACAATGGGATAtgcattcttttttatttttggagcaTGGGCATTGTTGACAATTTCTATATTAGTTGTGATGGAAGGTTTATCTGCTTTTTTACATACTTTACGTTTGCACtg GGTTGAATTCCAGAGCAAATTTTACATCGGTGGAGGAGTTCTTTTTCGTCCACTGGATTTTAAGAAACTTATTGAAGAATCTTCAGACTCGGATGTAAAGCGAAAGGAACCTAAAAAAGtacttgataaataa